The Tenacibaculum sp. MAR_2010_89 sequence TTGTTCTTTATTTAATTCATTTTTACGCTCGTGAAGTCTATCAAAGTAATGATTACAAGCCCCTTTAAAACGCTTCCATATTTCATCAGAAAATTTTCTAGGAACGTGACCTATTTTTTTCCAATCAGATTGTATACGTTTCATTGTATTTGTAGCAGTATCCCAATCATCACTATCTTTCAAACTCTCAGCTAACTCTACTAATTCTATTTTAAGCTTTAAGTTATTACTTTGCGCTCCTTTTTCTTCTTTATAAAAAACATTTTTTGAAGCATTAAACTTCTTAGTTGCTGCTTTAAATTGTTGCCATACCGCTTCACTTTTACTATATGGAAGCTTTCCTATGTCGAAATACTTCTTTCTTAAAGCTTCAATTTCAACAATGCTTTTTTGCCAATCATTGTGCGTTTTATTATTAGAAGTATCATAAGCATTAATTTCCGCTACAACTTCTAATTTCGCATCAATCATTTCTTGATGTTTTGTTCTTAAAACTTTAAAATGCTGGTGGCGCTTATCATGTATTTTTTTTGTAGCCTCACTAAATTTACCCCAAACATCTTCTCTATGTTCTTTTCCTACAGGTCCAATTTCTTCTTTCCATAAACGATGTAAATCTTGTAACTCTTTAAAAGCTTCGTTTATATCATCCTTTTCATTTAATGCCTCAGCTCTTGCAATTAATTTTAACTTCTCTTCTAAATTATGTTTAAAATCAAGCTCTCTAAAATCTTTATTTAAGTGTAGTAAATCATAGAATCGCTCAACATGATGATGATACGTTTTCCATGTATCATTATACTTTGTTTTAGACACTGGTCCTATTTCTCTCCATTGCTTTTGAATTGCTTGAAAATCATTGTACATTGTTTTTACATCACCACTTTCAATTAATGTTTTTAATCCTTCAATTAAAACATTTCTTTTTTCAAGATTCTCTTTAAGCTTCTTCTCTAATTGTGAATAGTAAGCATCACGTTTCGTTTTATACTCACCTAATAATTTATTATAAGCTGTTTTTACTGGGCTAGAAAATTGAAAATCTATTGAGTTTCCTCCTTCAGACAAAAAAGCTTCTTTCTTTTCAGCTAATAATTTACCAAATTTAGCATTGAACGAATTTTTAATTGCATCAACGTTATTTTTTAATTGTTGAACAGGATGTGCTTTTAATAGTTTCTCTAGTTCTTCAACCAATTTATCTAGCTCCATAGTTGCATAATCAAGCATTGGAATTTCATGCCTTTCTTCTGCCTTTTCTGATTCTTGAGCTACTTCATTTTCAACTTCATTAACAGCCTTATCTGTTTCATTTACGGTTGTACTCTCTTCATTTATTGGTTGTTCAACCTGTTCTTCGTTGTTTTCTAACATATCTACAATGTTTAAGTTCCTTTTTATTAGTTGTTAAAGATAAGCATTCTTATAAAATAGCAAACTTTATTTTTAACGAACATTCAATGATTATTTATTCCAAATTTTCCATGCTTTCTCAGCTTGCTGCTCTAGCATTTCTAATCCATTTTTTATAGTTGCACCTTTTTCTTTTCCTTTTTGTAAAAAGGTTGTTTCTGAAGGGTTGTATATTAAATCATACAACATATGTTTCTCACTAACAAACTCATATGGTATACTGGGGCAGTTTTCTATATTTGGGTGAGTACCAAGTGGTGTACAATTTATTAACAATAAATGTGACATCATTACTTTTTCAGAAACATCCGCATAGGTTATGGTATCTTTTCCTTTTGGTGTTCTTGACACAAATTTATACTCAATATTTAATTTATCAAGTACATAAGCTACAGCTTTTGAAGCTCCACCAGTACCCAATATTAAAGCTTTTTCATGATGCTTTTTCAACAACGGAGTTAATGATTTTTTAAAACCATATACATCCGTATTATATCCTATAAGTTTTCCTTTTTTTGTAATTCTTACAGTATTTACAGCTCCTATTTTTTTAGCTTTTTTATCAATTTTATCTAGAAAATCAAAAATCTCTAATTTATAAGGAATGGTTACATTCATTCCTTTTATTTCATTTTTATACTCTTTTATTTTTTTAGTAAACTCTTCTATATTCTGAATATCAAAGTTTACATACTCGTGTTTTGCTAATCCTAATTTTGAAAATTTCTCTGTAAAATACCCTCTAGAAAAAGAATAAGAGATGTTTTTTCCTACTAATGCAAATAGCTGTTTATTTTCGTTTTCTCCCATAAAAATCTATCACTAAAATTATAATTATTCCTATAATTACAAAACCTATTGAAATCCACGTTTCTTTATCCTGTATATCTGGAATGTAACGTTGATAATTTTCTACTATTTTATTTCCTTTTTTATCAAGTAAAAATGTTGCTTCTGTAGTTTTATAAATTGTTTTTTTCCATGGCCAAACGATTCCTAATGAACCAGTAATGAATCCTATAATAACGGCAGTAACTATTTGATGCCATCGTTTTAATACATATCCTAATATATGCGATATGGAAACTAACCCGAAAGCAGAACCAGCTGTAAAAACGGCTATAATTTTAAGATATCTAACTTTAACAGCATCTTTAAGCACCTCAAAATTTCCTGAAAATAAATTTGCAACTACATTTCCAAACACGTTTACACTATCAACTAAAAGCAATACATAATTACCTAGTAATATTAAAATAAAAGAACCTGAAAGTCCAGGTAAGGTCATTCCAGAAACACCAATTATTCCACATAAAAAAACAAACCAAAGGTTATCGTTTTCTTTTGCAGGCGTCATAAAACTTATACCTATTCCTATTGAGACACCTATTAATAAACCTACAATGTTTTTAAGTTCCCACTTACCAAAATCTTTAGAGATATAATAAATTGATCCTAAAATCATTCCAAAAAACCAAGCCCAAACATACTGCTCATAGTTTTTCAAAAAATAATCTAGTAGTAAAGAAATACTAAAATAGCTAAACATACTACCTAGCATTACTAATACCAAGAATTGTAAATTGGTATAACGTGCAAAACTTTTTAAACGGCCTGTTAATAATAGCTTAAATGCCTTTCCGTTTATTCGTTGAAACGTAAAAATGAGTTCTTCATAAAAACCCATAACAAAAGCAACCATACCACCAGAAACGCCAGGAACCTTATTTGCTCCTCCCATTGCCAATCCTTTTAAAAACAAATTGACTTTTTGAATAAATGTTCGTTCTTTTTGCATGTAGCTTAATTAGAAAAAACTAAAGTACAGTTTTTCTACTACTTTTTTACGGCTAATTTCTCTAATAATAAGATTAAACCAAAACCAACAATTGCTAAGATTAATGCATTGATTAATTGAGGTTCACCATTAAAATTTTGTGGCAAAATACTTTTCTCTAGAAGAGGCTTTACCACCCCATGCCTATCAGTATATGTTGAAATTATACTTTTCCATGGCCATACCTTATTCAATGACCCCAACATAAGTCCAGTTAAAGCTATCAACATTTCGTTTTTATAATTAGCAAATAACCATTTTAATAGTTTAGAGAAAGTAGTTAATCCTACAATAACTCCAATTATTATTGCTGAAATAATTTTCAAATCTTTGTTCGTTAAAGCTGTCATTACTAATGGGTAAACACCTATTAATAATAATATATAAGAACCTGATATCCCTGGAAGTATCATGGCACATGAGGCTATTGCACCAGAGAATATTAAAAATAAATAACTAGCTTCCTGGCCACTAGTAGAGGGAACTACAGTAATAAAATAACCAAATCCAATCATTAATAGGCCAATAATTATACTTACAACATTCCACTTCTCTACTTGTTTAGCTATGTATAATATGCTTGCTAACACTAAGCCAAAAAAGAAAGACCATAACAAAATTGGCTTGTGTTCCAACAACCATTTAATTGCTTTTGCTAAAGAAACAATACTAGTAAGAATACCAATAAAAAGTGCAGCTAAAAAACTACCATTCAACTGATTCCAAGCTTTTTTTAGCCCTTCTTTTTTTAGTGTTTGAAATAAACTTAGATTTATATTACTTATAGAACTTAGTAACTCTTCATAAATACCCGAAATAAAAGCTATAGTTCCTCCAGAAACTCCAGGAACTACATCTGCTGCTCCCATTCCCATTCCTTTTAACCCAATGATTAAATAATCTTTTATTGTTCTACTCATGTATAGTTAGTTATTTATCTTTCTTTTTAGTTGATTTAAAATGTATTAATTTTTTCTTCTTTTTAGCAATGGTATCTTTTTTCTCTTCTTTCTTTTTCTTCTTCTTTTTTAGGCCTAACTTTTCTCCTAACTCTGACAAGTTATTAAAATTAACTTGGTAAGATAATCCAACCCCTTGAGTATACCCTTCTTCGTCAGTAGAATATTGCACATCATTTTGTCTATTAAAAACAGTTCCTCTAAAATTACCTTCTTCATTAAGTAATACTTCTACTTTTACTTCTCCAACAACACTTGTTTGAGTATTTGCTCCTACAGGAACACCTACTTTCCCATTTACAATTACCCTATTGCTCAACTGAGTACTTACTGATACATCAACTTGATCATCACTATTTAAATTATCAACATTACTTCTATCTCCTTGGGTGTACCCAACCCCAACCTGAAATTTATTGTCTTTACTATTTAGCATATTAGACAAAATACTTGAAGCTATTTCTGATGCAGTTCCTGTTAAACCTGATGTTGCACTATTCCCTATAGCTTCATCATTATAAAATGTTCCAAAAGCTAATAAAAATGAAAAGTGTTGCATCTTCGTATTTAAATCATTTTCATTTAAAATAAACTCTAACTCAGAACTCACTGTTGAATTAGCATTGGGTATTTTAATATCAAACTCTTGCTTTGAATTAAATAAACCTCCTGTAATTTTTGTGTATAAATCTATAGGTATCTTTCGAGTAGAATTTACATTATCTAATACTTGTGCCGGATTCGCTTTTGTTCTATACACAGCAGTTATATCAAGTTCAGCATCGTATGGATTACCACTCCAAGATATAGTACCTCCTTTTTGCACTACAAACGGCTTATTTATACCAGCATATTTAAAATTATACAATCCGTTATCAACTGTAAAATCACCAAACATATTAAACTTACCACGAGTATCAATATCTATAAATAAATTACCTTGTCCGCTACCCCTTAGCTCACTACCTGATACCTTATCAATTACCACTTGTGCTATTGCATCTTTTGTTACATCAAGCCTTATTTTTAAATCTAATCCTTTAATATCATCTATTAACTTACTCTTTTCATCTTTAACAACTCCTCTTTTTTCAAAATGAATTAACTTATAATTATCTATCATTTTAATATCACTCAAAGGAATAACAAACTTAGTTCCTGGTTGCGTACTTCCGTTTACATCAATATCTAAGTTACTTGTAACTCCTCTTATTTCAGCCCTTCCCTTTAAAAATCCAGTTCCATAATATTGTACTTCCTCGCTTTCTTCTGTATCTAAAATCAATAAATTATCAGTGTTAATATTTAGATTCATAAACCACAAATCAAAATTTTGATGTGCAATATACCCTGATAGAGCACCTTGTGTTTTATGCTTAATATCTTCTAAAATTACATCATCTAATTTAAATTGTTGTCCCTCTAAATCAATTCTAGTATTTCCTTTAAGATCAAAATCCACGTTCAAATAAGGAAAAGCCAATCCTGCATTTTTTAAATCTAAATACCCATCAAAATCTGGATTTCTTAAAAAACCAGTAGCCGTAAAATTCCCTGTAACCTCTCCTCTTAATTTTGAAAGCACCTCACCTCCTAACGGACTAAATGCAGCTATTTTATACTCTTCTAAAGCTATATTTAAATCTACAGTTGGTCGTTTTTTACTAAAATCTAATCCTCCCGTTGCTGAAATACTCTTTGCCTTATCGGTAGAAAGTAACATATTTACCTTGTACTTTTCATACGAATTATCCCCAGTAATATCTAACGTTAGATCTCCTTGTTCAAAATCATTAATCTTAAAATCTTTAATTAATAAATTTGCTTTAGGACTTAACTTATCTTCGTTCTGTTTAAAATCTACAAGTCCATTAACCTCTCCATTTAACTTTAAACTATCAATAGAAGGTAAAAAACTTTCTAACTTTACTTTTGTGAAATTCGCTTGTAAATCTTTATAATTAGATCCCTTTATAGCTCCTTTCAATGCTATTTTTTGATCATTAGATTGAAAAACAAAAGGGCTGATTATAAAATCGTTCTCTTTTAAATTAAAAGTAACCTTATTTTCTTTATTACTCGTTGGATTTATTACCCAATCAAAACCTTTATAATTTAACATTGATTTTTGTACACCAACAACCCACTTTTGGTCTTTATCAATTGTATAATAAAAATCTAAATTGAAATCTTCTTCATAATTTTTCCCTCCTTTAAATTCTGATTTAAAAAATAGTGTATCATTTTGCGTTCTATTAATTAAATTCAATTTTTCAATATCATAATATTTAGAATCTATTTTACCTGCAATTAAGTGAGTATTATAAAGTGGATTTTTATTATTTAATCGTAATAAAACATTATCTATTAAATTTCCATAGGCATTAATTTCTGGAGATGAAAAAGTAAGCTTTAACGAGTTTTCATTTGATTTTATTTTTCCTTTCAAGCGTGTATTTTTACCTATTGATATTTCAGGTAAAAAGACATCAATTATTTGATTATAAATAGTAAAATCGAAATCTAAAAATTGATTTGGGGTAACTTTAAAAGGCTCATAATTTGTATACACGCTTCCCAATGCGTTTTGTGTAACTAAAGACAATTCATTAAATAAAAATTTACCTTTTAATTTACCTTTTACAATATCTTCTGAATTTACTTCTATTGTTTTAATACTGTCTTTTACAGCAGAACTTATATCAAACTTTTTAAAGGTATACGACTGTTTTTGATTTTTATAAACAAAGTTTTTAAATGTTGCTTTTCCTACAATATCATCAAAAGTATTTCCTGAAACATTAAGTTTCACTTTTCCTTTTAATTCTGCTATGTTATCTCTAGTAAATAAATTTGTTTTTTTAAGATCAATTTTATCAATATCAGCCTCAAAATCAAACTTATTGATTGCTGAAGAGAAGTCAGCTAACCCTTCAAATTTCATTTTAAAGTTATCATCTTCAGAGCTTAAAAACCCATCAAATTTCTTATTTTGAAATTGGCCGTTTACACTTAAGTTTTTATACTGGTATTTATTAAAATCAAGAGTGCTAATATTTCCTATAATGGTTGTATTAATATTATCTACGTTGAAACCACTTCCATTCACATCTGCTTTTAATGATATTTTACCCAATAATGGGTCATTAGCAAAAACACCTAAATCAAAATCTATGAATTCTACCTCACCTACATAAGCAGCTTCGTCAATGTTATCTATATTGGTAAGTTGTAAGTCAGAAATAGTTGATCCTATCTCAGAATCTACTGACAACGTAGCTTCCATTTGCTCAGGGGTAACTTTAACTAATCCAGACATTGTAAAGTTTCCTAATCGTTGAAACTCGGTTGGTAATGTTTTTCCTAATAAATTAGGAAGTACACTTTTTAATTGAAAATAATTGGCTGTAACATTTTCTAGATCCCCATCAAAAATAAAACCTCTACCCGTATTTAAAGCATTTACAAAACCAAGATCTCCAATAATTCTCATTCCTCGTTTAGATCTTAACTTTACATTACTTGCACTAAAATTATTTAAAACTCCATCAATAGTACCTGTAAAATACATTACATCACTACCTCTAAGCTCTTTATATAATTTATTTAAATCTTTAGCAGCAAGTGCACTTTTATCAAAAACAGCTTTAATCTGGACTTTATCAGAGAAATCAACTAAATCCTTTCTATTATATGTGAATTTTATGTTAGCTTTTAATACAGACTCATTATCAGTTTCTATAACCGTATCATCAAACAACATATGTGTTTTCGTATACTTAAAATTAGTAGTTAAGTTAGTTATGTTTACACCTCTATTATCAGTAAGGTACATTTTTTTGATATCCATAGAAACATCTGGACCAACTACAGAGAAGTCTTGTAAATTACCTCCTCCATTAAATGCTGCAAATTGTAGAGCATCTTTTTTATTATAATCAAACAACTTAAATGTTAAGTCTTTTAATTGAATATTATTACTTCTTAAAATAAATGGTGTTGATAAACTATCTTTAGGTTTTCCATCTTCAAAACTGTCAATAAAAATGGACATATTATCATTATTCTCATCTTTATACGTTTTCATGTAAAAATGAATTCCACTAAGAGAAGCTGCCCCTAAATCTATTTTATTATCTAAAACCTTTTTAGCGTTTTGTATAGATGTACTTAAGTTTTTAACAAAAATAAGAGTATCTTGATGATGATCTCTAATTTCAATTCCTTTTAATTGTACACTACCTAACCAAGATAAATCTATTTTTTTTACTACTATATTGGTACCATAACTTTCATTTATACTTTTTGTAGCATAGCTTCCTAGTTTACTTTGCACCGCTGGTATCGACAAGAAAAACATAAGCAACAACAAAAAAAGCACAACGTACTTTACTGTTCTAAATATTATTTTTCTTATTTTTTTTATAATAAAATTTTTAGTGAAAACAATTTAACAAAAGTAACTAGCAAACCCCAAAAATCTTGCCTTATTGCAAAGAAAATTCGATTTTAACGAATTTCTAACGCATTATGAATATTTTTGCTCTTTAATTCTTTTTAATTTGAGCACTAAAAACATTTATATTTTAGGTATTGAAAGCTCTTGTGACGACACAAGTGCTGCTGTTATTTGTAATGGTAAAGTTTTAAGCAATGTAGTTGCCAACCAAGAAATACATGCCAAATACGGCGGTGTTGTTCCTGAATTAGCTTCAAGAGCTCACCAACAAAACATTGTTCCAGTTGTACAGCAAGCTATAGAACAAGCTGGTATTACTAAAGAAGACTTAAACTCAATTGCTTTTACAAGAGGTCCTGGATTAATGGGGTCTTTACTTGTAGGTACTTCTTTTGCAAAATCATTAGCTTTAGGTTTAAACATTCCTTTGATAGATGTTAATCATATGCAGGCACATATTTTAGCTCACTTTATAGAAGAAGAAGGTTGTAAAATACCGCCATTTCCTTTTGTTTGTTTAACCATTAGTGGAGGCCATACTCAAATTGTTAAAATCACTAATCATTTTGAAATGGAAATTCTTGGTGAAACTATAGATGATGCAGTTGGAGAAGCCTTTGATAAATCGGCAAAAATATTAGGACTCCCTTATCCAGGTGGTCCATTAATTGATAAATATGCTCAACTTGGAGACCCAAAAGCGTTTAAATTTACAAAACCTAAAGTAGGTGAGTTAGATTTTAGTTTTAGTG is a genomic window containing:
- a CDS encoding DUF349 domain-containing protein; its protein translation is MLENNEEQVEQPINEESTTVNETDKAVNEVENEVAQESEKAEERHEIPMLDYATMELDKLVEELEKLLKAHPVQQLKNNVDAIKNSFNAKFGKLLAEKKEAFLSEGGNSIDFQFSSPVKTAYNKLLGEYKTKRDAYYSQLEKKLKENLEKRNVLIEGLKTLIESGDVKTMYNDFQAIQKQWREIGPVSKTKYNDTWKTYHHHVERFYDLLHLNKDFRELDFKHNLEEKLKLIARAEALNEKDDINEAFKELQDLHRLWKEEIGPVGKEHREDVWGKFSEATKKIHDKRHQHFKVLRTKHQEMIDAKLEVVAEINAYDTSNNKTHNDWQKSIVEIEALRKKYFDIGKLPYSKSEAVWQQFKAATKKFNASKNVFYKEEKGAQSNNLKLKIELVELAESLKDSDDWDTATNTMKRIQSDWKKIGHVPRKFSDEIWKRFKGACNHYFDRLHERKNELNKEQLVVVEGKKEFIEEIKAKENLTLDEVKESISKWKELGVLPKNARHLNEKFNKAIDTHLNNLNMGRADIEIMKFKNVIEGYLTQKDYRKLDSEQLFIRRKIDENVREMQQLENNLSFISNATEDNPLVKNVRNGIQKFKDELDIWQLKLDYLKKLNY
- a CDS encoding DUF368 domain-containing protein, giving the protein MQKERTFIQKVNLFLKGLAMGGANKVPGVSGGMVAFVMGFYEELIFTFQRINGKAFKLLLTGRLKSFARYTNLQFLVLVMLGSMFSYFSISLLLDYFLKNYEQYVWAWFFGMILGSIYYISKDFGKWELKNIVGLLIGVSIGIGISFMTPAKENDNLWFVFLCGIIGVSGMTLPGLSGSFILILLGNYVLLLVDSVNVFGNVVANLFSGNFEVLKDAVKVRYLKIIAVFTAGSAFGLVSISHILGYVLKRWHQIVTAVIIGFITGSLGIVWPWKKTIYKTTEATFLLDKKGNKIVENYQRYIPDIQDKETWISIGFVIIGIIIILVIDFYGRKRK
- a CDS encoding translocation/assembly module TamB domain-containing protein translates to MQSKLGSYATKSINESYGTNIVVKKIDLSWLGSVQLKGIEIRDHHQDTLIFVKNLSTSIQNAKKVLDNKIDLGAASLSGIHFYMKTYKDENNDNMSIFIDSFEDGKPKDSLSTPFILRSNNIQLKDLTFKLFDYNKKDALQFAAFNGGGNLQDFSVVGPDVSMDIKKMYLTDNRGVNITNLTTNFKYTKTHMLFDDTVIETDNESVLKANIKFTYNRKDLVDFSDKVQIKAVFDKSALAAKDLNKLYKELRGSDVMYFTGTIDGVLNNFSASNVKLRSKRGMRIIGDLGFVNALNTGRGFIFDGDLENVTANYFQLKSVLPNLLGKTLPTEFQRLGNFTMSGLVKVTPEQMEATLSVDSEIGSTISDLQLTNIDNIDEAAYVGEVEFIDFDLGVFANDPLLGKISLKADVNGSGFNVDNINTTIIGNISTLDFNKYQYKNLSVNGQFQNKKFDGFLSSEDDNFKMKFEGLADFSSAINKFDFEADIDKIDLKKTNLFTRDNIAELKGKVKLNVSGNTFDDIVGKATFKNFVYKNQKQSYTFKKFDISSAVKDSIKTIEVNSEDIVKGKLKGKFLFNELSLVTQNALGSVYTNYEPFKVTPNQFLDFDFTIYNQIIDVFLPEISIGKNTRLKGKIKSNENSLKLTFSSPEINAYGNLIDNVLLRLNNKNPLYNTHLIAGKIDSKYYDIEKLNLINRTQNDTLFFKSEFKGGKNYEEDFNLDFYYTIDKDQKWVVGVQKSMLNYKGFDWVINPTSNKENKVTFNLKENDFIISPFVFQSNDQKIALKGAIKGSNYKDLQANFTKVKLESFLPSIDSLKLNGEVNGLVDFKQNEDKLSPKANLLIKDFKINDFEQGDLTLDITGDNSYEKYKVNMLLSTDKAKSISATGGLDFSKKRPTVDLNIALEEYKIAAFSPLGGEVLSKLRGEVTGNFTATGFLRNPDFDGYLDLKNAGLAFPYLNVDFDLKGNTRIDLEGQQFKLDDVILEDIKHKTQGALSGYIAHQNFDLWFMNLNINTDNLLILDTEESEEVQYYGTGFLKGRAEIRGVTSNLDIDVNGSTQPGTKFVIPLSDIKMIDNYKLIHFEKRGVVKDEKSKLIDDIKGLDLKIRLDVTKDAIAQVVIDKVSGSELRGSGQGNLFIDIDTRGKFNMFGDFTVDNGLYNFKYAGINKPFVVQKGGTISWSGNPYDAELDITAVYRTKANPAQVLDNVNSTRKIPIDLYTKITGGLFNSKQEFDIKIPNANSTVSSELEFILNENDLNTKMQHFSFLLAFGTFYNDEAIGNSATSGLTGTASEIASSILSNMLNSKDNKFQVGVGYTQGDRSNVDNLNSDDQVDVSVSTQLSNRVIVNGKVGVPVGANTQTSVVGEVKVEVLLNEEGNFRGTVFNRQNDVQYSTDEEGYTQGVGLSYQVNFNNLSELGEKLGLKKKKKKKEEKKDTIAKKKKKLIHFKSTKKKDK
- the tsaD gene encoding tRNA (adenosine(37)-N6)-threonylcarbamoyltransferase complex transferase subunit TsaD; the protein is MSTKNIYILGIESSCDDTSAAVICNGKVLSNVVANQEIHAKYGGVVPELASRAHQQNIVPVVQQAIEQAGITKEDLNSIAFTRGPGLMGSLLVGTSFAKSLALGLNIPLIDVNHMQAHILAHFIEEEGCKIPPFPFVCLTISGGHTQIVKITNHFEMEILGETIDDAVGEAFDKSAKILGLPYPGGPLIDKYAQLGDPKAFKFTKPKVGELDFSFSGLKTGILYFIQRNVKENPDFIKENLHDICASIQYTIIEILMEKLKNAVKHTNIKHIAIAGGVSANSEIRKRLQLAEKHWGWTTYIPNFEYTTDNAAMIAITGYLKYLNKNYADVFVTAKARLKVTE
- a CDS encoding shikimate dehydrogenase, with amino-acid sequence MGENENKQLFALVGKNISYSFSRGYFTEKFSKLGLAKHEYVNFDIQNIEEFTKKIKEYKNEIKGMNVTIPYKLEIFDFLDKIDKKAKKIGAVNTVRITKKGKLIGYNTDVYGFKKSLTPLLKKHHEKALILGTGGASKAVAYVLDKLNIEYKFVSRTPKGKDTITYADVSEKVMMSHLLLINCTPLGTHPNIENCPSIPYEFVSEKHMLYDLIYNPSETTFLQKGKEKGATIKNGLEMLEQQAEKAWKIWNK
- a CDS encoding DUF368 domain-containing protein, with protein sequence MSRTIKDYLIIGLKGMGMGAADVVPGVSGGTIAFISGIYEELLSSISNINLSLFQTLKKEGLKKAWNQLNGSFLAALFIGILTSIVSLAKAIKWLLEHKPILLWSFFFGLVLASILYIAKQVEKWNVVSIIIGLLMIGFGYFITVVPSTSGQEASYLFLIFSGAIASCAMILPGISGSYILLLIGVYPLVMTALTNKDLKIISAIIIGVIVGLTTFSKLLKWLFANYKNEMLIALTGLMLGSLNKVWPWKSIISTYTDRHGVVKPLLEKSILPQNFNGEPQLINALILAIVGFGLILLLEKLAVKK